The following are from one region of the Candidatus Equadaptatus faecalis genome:
- the cls gene encoding cardiolipin synthase, translating to MWKRTRYVLAAILAAYLIGAAPSIVDFVNDNIIVSAADAISLRPEVTGYITAALYKVRSYSSYFIVIYALIVAALIFLENSNPDRTLLWIAVLIFVPFLGLFIYLLIGPDFDNLRRRHSFRPREMLPVPTGERQALQLQTAQMLREISGAEVTWYNRITPLINGEETFADIFETINGAKKFVHLQSFIIKDDETGRKLRETLIAAVRRGVKVRVLYDAIGSRKITAGYVRSLNDAGVRCMSFMPVSFPMFRRKMNFRNHRKICVADGTVAYTGGLNFSKNYIHKGRMGFWRDTHVRVEGEAVKELHKIFLADWEDRTTEKPEQVIKEDGVVYQSDFTGWKKQPVQVVPSGVSAPWHSIEMGFMSMISRAKERVWITTPYIVPGPFITSALRMAALSGVDVRIILPEKGDHFLVYWGGRAHIEELLSAGVKILLYRRGFIHAKTLLSDRDICSAGTCNLDVRSLEINFEDQLFIYDETINKKFERQFEEDFKECRELKLEEWRKRPFCEKLLESFGRLYSAQI from the coding sequence ATGTGGAAGAGAACACGATACGTACTTGCGGCGATACTGGCCGCGTATCTGATAGGCGCGGCTCCGTCAATTGTTGATTTTGTCAACGACAACATTATTGTCAGCGCAGCTGACGCAATTTCGCTGCGTCCGGAAGTCACAGGATATATTACTGCAGCGCTGTACAAGGTAAGAAGCTACAGCAGCTATTTTATCGTCATATACGCGCTTATAGTCGCGGCGCTTATTTTTCTTGAAAACAGCAATCCGGACAGAACGCTGCTTTGGATTGCCGTACTTATTTTTGTTCCTTTCCTCGGTCTGTTCATATATCTGCTTATAGGTCCCGATTTTGACAATCTGCGCAGAAGACACAGTTTTCGGCCGCGCGAAATGCTGCCGGTTCCAACCGGGGAAAGACAGGCCCTGCAGCTGCAGACAGCTCAAATGCTGCGTGAAATTTCAGGCGCGGAGGTTACCTGGTATAACCGCATTACCCCGCTGATAAACGGGGAAGAAACTTTTGCTGATATATTTGAAACGATAAACGGGGCAAAAAAATTCGTACATCTCCAGTCGTTTATCATCAAAGACGACGAAACAGGCAGAAAACTGCGCGAAACGCTTATTGCCGCTGTCCGGCGCGGCGTCAAAGTCAGGGTGCTTTACGACGCAATCGGCAGCCGGAAAATAACCGCGGGATACGTCCGCAGCCTGAATGACGCCGGAGTGCGCTGTATGTCCTTTATGCCGGTATCATTTCCTATGTTCCGCAGAAAAATGAACTTCAGAAACCACCGCAAAATATGCGTGGCAGACGGAACTGTTGCCTACACGGGCGGTCTTAATTTCAGCAAAAATTACATACACAAAGGGCGCATGGGCTTCTGGCGCGACACGCACGTCCGAGTTGAAGGCGAAGCCGTAAAAGAGCTGCACAAAATATTCCTTGCCGACTGGGAAGACAGGACTACCGAAAAACCCGAACAGGTAATTAAAGAGGACGGCGTCGTCTATCAGAGCGATTTTACCGGTTGGAAAAAACAGCCTGTTCAGGTGGTTCCAAGCGGGGTTTCTGCCCCCTGGCATTCAATCGAAATGGGCTTTATGAGCATGATATCGCGCGCCAAAGAAAGAGTATGGATAACGACGCCGTACATAGTTCCGGGACCTTTCATTACTTCTGCCCTGCGCATGGCTGCTCTCAGCGGCGTTGACGTACGCATAATCCTTCCGGAAAAAGGAGATCATTTTCTGGTCTACTGGGGGGGCAGGGCGCACATTGAAGAACTGCTTTCGGCGGGAGTAAAAATACTGCTCTACAGGCGCGGTTTCATACATGCCAAAACCCTTCTTTCAGACAGGGACATCTGCTCTGCCGGCACCTGCAATCTTGACGTGCGTTCGCTTGAAATAAACTTTGAAGACCAGCTCTTCATATATGACGAAACAATAAACAAAAAGTTCGAACGGCAGTTTGAAGAGGACTTTAAAGAATGCCGCGAACTCAAGCTTGAAGAATGGAGAAAACGCCCCTTCTGTGAAAAGCTGCTGGAATCCTTCGGCAGACTTTATTCGGCGCAGATATAG
- a CDS encoding metallophosphoesterase, with translation MLKKINKAEKPPVTSSVLYRAAFGITFCWLIFRSYAVFRTRGLFPAVLYAAVNLIFAAGWLVLKYFVPLKRYEANRNDERAFGSWLLFDTAVYSLLLCFKPETSLKSAVVILLSLLLAGLLTFFFSMRETRLIITEIETGSPKLKRDKIRIVHITDLHAGLWAGSGYLKELVAAVNEQQPDVIVCTGDIKDERLGIDCGEELTRLSDLYAPCGKFAVFGCHDYTDKSEAADFLERCGFTLLDGRTEETAGITICGYGDRDHLIKGQWGLSKSEQLILDNEYVHKNSFFLVLRHRQLVEDGQQTHFDLQLSGAKHGIALTRLLFRKLGIASGRKLKKCRQGGLLCKADGAGYVGPPVRIFCKPEIVVIDLIKTSEE, from the coding sequence ATGCTTAAAAAAATCAACAAAGCGGAAAAACCGCCCGTTACGTCAAGCGTCTTATACCGTGCAGCCTTTGGAATAACCTTCTGCTGGCTTATTTTCCGCAGCTATGCTGTTTTCAGAACGCGCGGTTTGTTCCCCGCCGTGCTTTACGCGGCGGTTAACCTGATTTTTGCCGCAGGCTGGCTTGTATTGAAATACTTCGTTCCCCTGAAAAGATATGAAGCAAACAGAAATGACGAACGCGCTTTCGGCTCGTGGCTGCTCTTTGACACTGCCGTATATTCGCTTCTGCTCTGCTTTAAACCTGAAACGTCATTAAAATCGGCAGTCGTAATACTTCTTTCGCTTCTTCTTGCCGGACTGCTGACGTTCTTCTTCAGCATGCGGGAAACGCGGTTGATTATTACCGAAATTGAAACAGGGTCGCCCAAGCTGAAGCGCGATAAAATCAGGATTGTCCACATCACTGACCTTCACGCCGGACTTTGGGCGGGCAGCGGATATCTGAAAGAACTTGTTGCGGCAGTCAACGAACAGCAGCCCGACGTTATAGTCTGCACCGGCGACATAAAAGACGAGCGTCTCGGAATTGACTGCGGGGAAGAACTGACACGCTTGTCCGACCTGTACGCGCCATGCGGCAAATTTGCCGTATTCGGCTGCCATGACTATACAGACAAATCGGAAGCGGCAGATTTTCTTGAAAGATGCGGCTTTACGCTGCTTGACGGCAGAACGGAAGAAACTGCCGGTATTACAATATGCGGCTACGGAGACAGGGATCATCTTATCAAAGGTCAGTGGGGGCTTTCAAAATCCGAGCAGCTGATTCTTGACAACGAATACGTGCATAAAAACAGTTTCTTTCTTGTGCTGCGTCACAGACAGCTTGTGGAAGACGGGCAGCAGACGCACTTTGACCTGCAGCTCTCCGGCGCAAAACACGGCATAGCTTTAACGCGGCTTCTTTTCCGCAAACTTGGAATCGCTTCCGGAAGAAAATTGAAAAAATGCAGGCAGGGCGGACTGCTCTGCAAGGCTGACGGCGCGGGGTACGTTGGTCCTCCGGTAAGAATTTTCTGCAAGCCTGAAATTGTCGTAATAGATTTGATAAAAACATCAGAGGAATAA
- a CDS encoding NAD(P)H-dependent oxidoreductase subunit E produces the protein MAVTAAEKEKLLDELLAKYQGFKGATIPVLQKAQEIFGYLPKDVLIKISKAIDVPISKIYGVVTFYAQFHLEPRGEHIVRSCQGTACHVRGGKVVLEAMQKKLGLSDDKCTTDDLKFTIETVACIGACALAPCVMVDEDTHGRLTTDKACAMLDTYANA, from the coding sequence ATGGCGGTAACCGCAGCAGAAAAAGAGAAGCTTCTTGACGAACTTCTCGCAAAGTACCAGGGCTTTAAAGGCGCTACAATTCCGGTGCTCCAGAAAGCCCAGGAAATTTTCGGATATCTTCCGAAAGACGTGCTGATTAAAATCAGCAAAGCAATCGATGTTCCCATCAGCAAAATTTACGGTGTCGTAACCTTCTACGCACAGTTCCATCTCGAGCCGAGAGGCGAACACATCGTACGTTCATGCCAGGGCACAGCCTGCCACGTACGCGGCGGCAAAGTCGTACTCGAAGCCATGCAGAAAAAACTCGGACTTTCGGACGACAAATGCACGACGGACGACCTGAAATTCACAATCGAAACGGTCGCCTGCATCGGAGCCTGCGCCCTTGCTCCCTGCGTAATGGTTGACGAGGACACGCACGGACGTCTCACGACCGACAAAGCGTGCGCAATGCTCGACACGTACGCGAACGCATAA
- the nuoF gene encoding NADH-quinone oxidoreductase subunit NuoF, whose protein sequence is MQIKTIDQLHQVKADAIAALKARNDAKTQIILGMGTCGIAAGGRAVLSAVEEQIKKLGLEDKICVYSTGCIGMCHNEPLLDVVRPGEDRVTYGSVTAADVEKIFAEHVVGGSVFKDKAIARIPLEGAKAVDLPAYSEMPFYAKQRKNALKNCGYINPDSLEEYIAADGYEALAKAVLTLTPEDVIEEVKKSGLRGRGGGGFPTGLKWSFCRKSQGSKKYIICNADEGDPGAFMDRSLLEGDPHAVLEGMALGAYAIGADEGYIYCRAEYPLAIKRLNQAIAQAEEAGVLGDNIFGTGFSFKLHVKEGAGAFVCGEETALMQSIEGQRGMPRPRPPFPAVKGLWEKPSNINNVETWGNVPCIIRNGGEAYAAYGTEKSKGTKVFALTGKINNPGLAEVPMGITMREIIFEIAGGIQDGKKFKAVQIGGPSGGCMPEALLDTPVDYDSLIAAGAMMGSGGLVVMDETTCMVDVAKFFLTFTQSESCGKCTPCREGTKRMLEILTDITEGRGKEGDIERLQKLARSIKAGALCALGQTAPNPVLSTIRYFRDEYEAHIKDKKCPAGACQKLISYRITDACKGCSLCARNCPAGAISGEIKQQFVIDQSKCIKCGVCMSNCKFKAIVRE, encoded by the coding sequence ATGCAGATTAAAACGATAGACCAGCTTCATCAGGTTAAAGCCGACGCAATAGCGGCGCTTAAAGCGAGAAACGACGCCAAAACTCAGATCATTCTCGGAATGGGCACCTGCGGCATAGCGGCAGGCGGCAGAGCAGTACTCTCAGCCGTCGAAGAACAGATTAAAAAGCTCGGACTTGAAGACAAGATTTGCGTCTATTCAACAGGCTGTATAGGCATGTGCCACAATGAACCGCTTCTCGACGTTGTCCGCCCCGGCGAAGACCGCGTCACCTACGGTTCGGTAACAGCCGCAGACGTTGAAAAAATCTTCGCCGAACACGTAGTCGGCGGAAGCGTTTTCAAAGACAAAGCAATCGCGCGCATTCCTCTTGAAGGTGCAAAAGCTGTAGACCTTCCTGCCTACTCCGAAATGCCTTTCTACGCGAAACAGCGCAAAAACGCTCTTAAAAACTGCGGCTACATCAACCCTGACTCACTTGAAGAATACATAGCAGCAGACGGCTACGAAGCGCTCGCGAAAGCAGTGCTTACGCTCACGCCGGAAGACGTAATCGAAGAAGTCAAAAAATCAGGGCTCCGCGGACGCGGAGGCGGCGGTTTCCCGACAGGACTCAAATGGAGTTTCTGCCGCAAATCACAGGGATCAAAAAAATACATCATCTGCAACGCCGACGAAGGAGACCCGGGTGCGTTCATGGATCGTTCCCTTCTCGAAGGAGACCCGCACGCAGTGCTTGAAGGCATGGCGCTCGGTGCCTACGCAATCGGCGCGGATGAAGGCTACATCTACTGCCGCGCGGAATACCCGCTCGCAATCAAACGTCTGAACCAGGCGATCGCACAGGCGGAAGAAGCAGGCGTACTCGGCGACAACATCTTTGGCACAGGCTTCAGCTTCAAGCTCCACGTCAAAGAAGGCGCCGGCGCATTTGTCTGCGGCGAAGAAACAGCTCTTATGCAGTCAATTGAAGGCCAGCGCGGCATGCCGCGTCCGAGACCCCCGTTCCCTGCAGTAAAAGGACTCTGGGAAAAACCGTCAAACATCAACAACGTTGAAACGTGGGGCAACGTCCCGTGCATAATCAGAAACGGCGGCGAAGCCTACGCAGCGTACGGCACCGAAAAATCAAAAGGCACGAAAGTATTTGCCCTCACAGGTAAAATCAACAATCCCGGCCTCGCAGAAGTTCCCATGGGAATCACAATGCGCGAAATCATCTTTGAAATCGCCGGCGGCATCCAGGACGGCAAAAAATTCAAAGCCGTACAGATAGGCGGACCTTCAGGCGGCTGTATGCCTGAAGCACTGCTTGACACACCTGTTGACTACGACTCACTCATCGCAGCAGGCGCAATGATGGGCTCAGGCGGACTTGTTGTAATGGACGAAACGACCTGTATGGTTGACGTCGCGAAATTCTTCCTCACCTTCACGCAGTCGGAATCCTGCGGAAAATGCACGCCGTGCCGCGAAGGAACGAAACGCATGCTTGAAATCCTCACCGACATCACCGAAGGCAGAGGAAAAGAAGGCGACATCGAAAGACTGCAGAAACTTGCCCGCTCAATCAAAGCCGGTGCGCTCTGCGCACTCGGACAGACAGCTCCGAACCCTGTACTTTCGACAATCCGCTACTTCCGCGACGAATACGAAGCACACATCAAAGACAAGAAATGCCCGGCGGGAGCCTGCCAGAAACTTATCAGCTACCGCATAACGGACGCCTGCAAAGGCTGCAGCCTCTGCGCAAGAAACTGCCCTGCAGGTGCAATCAGCGGCGAAATCAAACAGCAGTTTGTCATTGACCAGAGCAAATGCATCAAGTGCGGCGTCTGCATGAGCAACTGCAAATTCAAGGCAATCGTCCGCGAATAA
- a CDS encoding [FeFe] hydrogenase, group A, with product MVKVTIDGVTVEVPENYTVIEAAALAGIRIPQLCYHPELSKAGACRVCMVEIEGARNLGAACVYPVADGMVVHTNTPLVRETRKTVVELLLANHDRSCLTCQKNNDCELQKIAADLGIREIPFEGAKRDNPVDDSNPSLVRTPNKCILCGRCVRACAEHQGLDVYGFINRGFNTVVGPAFNLGLGDVTCSLCGQCSAVCPTAAITEKDDTEKVFDAIGDPEKFTVVQTAPAVRVALGEALGLPAGEIVTGKMVAALRKLGFDKVYDTNFSADLTIMEEGTEFLHRIKNGGVLPMITSCSPGWINFIEMKYPDLLGHLSTAKSPQGMFGALMKTYEPERLGIPVEKIYSVSIMPCTAKKSECVRPQLQSNPGIPDVDAVLTTRELARMIKNAGIDFKNLPEEDYDDPLGTSTGAAAIFGATGGVMEAALRTVHFVLTGKEIEGIVFTPVRGMEGIKEASVDVPVDGKTVTVKLAVAHTLKNARILMDKIRAGEADYHFIEVMACPGGCIGGGGQPQPVNAQIRAARTAAIYKVDETSKLRQSHNNPQIKEIYKQYFGEPCGEKSHKLLHTHYTAQNREI from the coding sequence ATGGTAAAAGTTACAATAGACGGCGTAACAGTTGAAGTGCCCGAAAATTATACCGTAATCGAAGCGGCGGCACTTGCCGGCATCCGCATTCCTCAGCTTTGCTACCATCCGGAACTCAGCAAAGCGGGCGCCTGCCGCGTATGCATGGTTGAAATCGAAGGCGCGAGAAACCTCGGCGCAGCATGCGTCTATCCGGTAGCCGACGGAATGGTTGTTCACACGAACACGCCGCTCGTCCGCGAAACAAGAAAAACGGTAGTTGAACTGCTTCTTGCCAACCACGACAGAAGCTGCCTCACCTGCCAGAAAAACAACGACTGCGAACTTCAGAAAATCGCTGCCGACCTCGGCATCCGCGAAATTCCGTTTGAAGGCGCAAAACGCGACAACCCTGTTGACGACAGCAACCCGTCACTCGTCCGCACACCCAACAAATGCATCCTCTGCGGACGCTGCGTAAGAGCCTGTGCAGAACATCAGGGACTTGACGTCTACGGCTTCATCAACCGCGGCTTCAACACCGTGGTCGGACCTGCATTCAACCTTGGACTCGGCGACGTAACCTGCTCGCTCTGCGGACAGTGCAGCGCAGTCTGCCCAACAGCGGCAATTACTGAAAAAGACGACACGGAAAAAGTCTTTGACGCAATCGGCGACCCTGAAAAATTCACCGTCGTACAGACAGCACCGGCAGTCCGCGTTGCTCTCGGTGAAGCCCTCGGACTTCCCGCGGGTGAAATCGTAACCGGCAAAATGGTTGCGGCTCTCCGCAAACTCGGCTTCGACAAAGTCTACGACACCAACTTCTCAGCCGACCTTACAATAATGGAAGAAGGCACAGAATTCCTGCACCGCATCAAGAACGGCGGCGTGCTTCCGATGATCACCTCCTGCTCACCGGGCTGGATCAATTTCATCGAAATGAAATACCCCGACCTTCTCGGACACCTCTCAACGGCGAAATCACCGCAGGGAATGTTCGGCGCGTTAATGAAAACCTATGAGCCTGAAAGACTCGGCATACCTGTTGAAAAAATCTACAGCGTATCAATCATGCCCTGTACGGCGAAAAAATCGGAATGTGTACGTCCGCAGCTCCAGTCCAACCCCGGAATCCCCGACGTTGACGCGGTACTCACGACGCGCGAACTCGCCCGCATGATCAAAAATGCCGGTATCGACTTCAAGAACCTGCCGGAAGAAGACTACGATGATCCCCTTGGAACATCGACAGGCGCGGCGGCAATCTTCGGAGCTACAGGCGGCGTTATGGAAGCGGCACTCCGCACAGTACACTTTGTACTTACCGGCAAAGAAATTGAAGGCATCGTCTTCACGCCTGTACGCGGCATGGAAGGCATTAAAGAAGCATCGGTTGACGTACCTGTTGACGGCAAAACAGTCACGGTCAAACTCGCCGTTGCCCACACGCTCAAAAATGCCCGCATCCTTATGGACAAAATCCGCGCCGGCGAAGCAGACTACCACTTCATCGAAGTCATGGCATGCCCTGGCGGCTGCATAGGCGGCGGCGGACAGCCCCAGCCGGTCAACGCGCAGATTCGCGCGGCGCGTACGGCTGCTATCTACAAAGTGGACGAAACGAGCAAACTTCGCCAGTCGCACAACAACCCGCAGATCAAAGAAATCTACAAACAGTACTTCGGCGAACCCTGCGGCGAAAAATCGCACAAACTGCTCCACACGCACTACACGGCGCAGAACCGCGAAATATAA
- a CDS encoding histidine phosphatase family protein, producing the protein MEEQTARRIYFVRHASPEIEAGTYYGGGTDLPLSYDGTLQARALGAKIGINPTNIYTSTMLRARQTAELMFPSRKESIREAEGLQEIFMGEWECKTFDEVRSKWKETFEIPGKEFADCCCPGGETFRQVQTRAVNALEKLLEETEGDLLVVFHGGVIWTLLCHYFDFNLNKVFFYPMQYCSVCELEKNQYGMRLVRFNWTPELASTGGGWTK; encoded by the coding sequence ATGGAAGAACAGACTGCAAGAAGAATTTATTTCGTACGCCACGCCAGTCCTGAAATTGAAGCCGGTACCTATTACGGCGGGGGAACAGACCTGCCGCTGAGCTACGACGGAACTCTGCAGGCAAGAGCGCTCGGCGCAAAAATCGGCATTAACCCGACAAATATTTACACAAGCACAATGCTTCGTGCACGCCAGACTGCCGAACTTATGTTCCCTTCACGCAAGGAAAGCATACGCGAAGCGGAAGGACTGCAGGAAATTTTCATGGGCGAATGGGAATGCAAAACCTTTGACGAAGTGCGCAGCAAGTGGAAAGAAACCTTTGAAATTCCGGGCAAAGAATTTGCCGACTGCTGCTGCCCGGGAGGAGAAACCTTCCGCCAGGTGCAGACACGTGCCGTAAACGCTCTTGAAAAGCTGCTTGAGGAAACAGAGGGCGATCTGCTTGTCGTTTTTCACGGCGGTGTAATATGGACTTTGCTCTGCCATTATTTTGATTTTAACCTCAACAAGGTTTTCTTCTACCCGATGCAGTACTGCTCAGTATGCGAGCTGGAGAAAAATCAGTACGGCATGCGCCTTGTGCGCTTCAACTGGACGCCGGAGCTTGCAAGCACCGGTGGCGGCTGGACAAAATAA
- a CDS encoding Ldh family oxidoreductase: MKETRPYVSWELMNSFMIDAFKAYGVPEEDAKICADVLLESDRRGIESHGCNRFKPIYIDRIVKGTLLPVTNFEILKETPTTVVADAHDGMGMVAAHKVMTMLLEKAKKYGMAGGAIKNSTHYGIAGYWATMASREGMIGITGTNARPSTAPTFGVENMMGTNPLTFALPTDEDFPFCIDCATSIVQRGKIEYYAREGKPTPAGMVIARNGSVLTDSEQILEDLVNKTAALAPLGGVGEELAGYKGYGYAAVIEILSAALAGGKFMKALTGIDNNGKPRMYSLGHFFFVVDPDAFMGRETFRKTAGDICRALRASQKAPDAERIYTAGEKEWLAWLDRRDKGVPVGEAVQKDLTDVRDAKNLPYTFPFER; the protein is encoded by the coding sequence ATGAAAGAGACAAGACCGTACGTTTCATGGGAGCTTATGAATTCTTTTATGATTGACGCGTTTAAGGCATACGGAGTGCCGGAGGAGGACGCGAAAATCTGTGCTGACGTGCTTCTTGAAAGCGACAGACGCGGCATAGAAAGCCATGGCTGCAACCGTTTCAAGCCTATTTACATAGACCGTATCGTTAAGGGTACACTGCTTCCCGTCACAAATTTTGAAATTCTTAAGGAAACGCCGACAACCGTCGTTGCGGATGCCCACGACGGTATGGGAATGGTTGCCGCGCATAAGGTTATGACCATGCTGCTTGAAAAAGCGAAAAAATACGGCATGGCAGGCGGCGCGATTAAAAACTCCACCCACTACGGAATTGCCGGCTACTGGGCAACAATGGCAAGCAGAGAGGGTATGATAGGCATTACGGGAACAAACGCACGCCCGTCGACAGCGCCGACTTTCGGCGTTGAAAACATGATGGGGACAAATCCGCTTACCTTTGCCCTTCCGACGGACGAAGATTTTCCGTTCTGCATCGATTGCGCCACGTCAATAGTCCAGCGCGGAAAAATAGAATATTACGCGCGCGAAGGCAAGCCGACGCCTGCGGGCATGGTTATTGCCCGCAACGGTTCCGTGCTTACAGACAGCGAGCAGATTCTTGAAGACCTTGTGAACAAAACAGCCGCGCTTGCGCCTTTGGGCGGCGTCGGCGAAGAACTTGCAGGCTACAAAGGCTACGGCTACGCGGCAGTTATAGAAATACTTTCGGCTGCGCTTGCTGGCGGCAAATTTATGAAAGCACTCACGGGAATTGATAACAACGGCAAGCCGCGTATGTACTCTCTCGGACACTTCTTCTTTGTTGTTGACCCCGACGCGTTTATGGGCAGAGAAACGTTCAGAAAAACAGCCGGCGACATCTGCCGTGCGCTCAGGGCATCGCAGAAAGCGCCTGACGCGGAAAGAATTTATACTGCGGGCGAAAAAGAGTGGCTTGCATGGCTTGACCGCAGGGACAAAGGCGTTCCTGTCGGAGAAGCCGTACAGAAAGATTTAACCGACGTGCGCGACGCGAAAAATCTGCCGTACACGTTCCCGTTTGAAAGGTAG
- a CDS encoding HAD family hydrolase, translated as MNYKLAVFDMDGTILNTLDDLAAAINHGLDYFGMPVRTTEEVRWFVGNGMHKLAERAVPQGTSPEKVEEVFAEMHRFYKDHCADNTKPYDGIPEMLKTLKANGVLTAVVSNKAEYAVKSLCRDYFDGLFDYSAGDKEGRRIKPYPDMVEAVLEQAGVDKSEAVYVGDSDVDFQTALNSGLFPIMVDWGFRGEAFLREHGAELVIFKPEDILPLLGITE; from the coding sequence TTGAATTACAAGCTTGCCGTTTTTGATATGGACGGAACTATTCTGAACACGCTTGACGACCTTGCAGCCGCGATAAATCACGGGCTGGATTATTTCGGTATGCCCGTGCGGACAACGGAAGAAGTCAGATGGTTTGTCGGAAACGGTATGCACAAGCTTGCAGAACGCGCTGTGCCGCAGGGAACCTCTCCTGAAAAGGTTGAAGAGGTTTTTGCCGAGATGCACCGTTTTTACAAAGACCACTGCGCAGACAATACAAAGCCTTACGACGGCATTCCCGAAATGCTGAAAACCCTGAAGGCTAACGGAGTGCTGACGGCAGTCGTTTCCAACAAGGCAGAATATGCGGTGAAAAGCCTTTGCAGGGACTATTTTGACGGGCTGTTCGACTACTCCGCCGGAGATAAGGAAGGGCGCAGAATCAAGCCTTATCCTGACATGGTTGAAGCAGTTCTTGAGCAGGCAGGCGTTGATAAAAGCGAAGCTGTGTACGTAGGGGATTCCGATGTTGATTTTCAAACGGCATTAAATTCGGGACTGTTTCCGATTATGGTTGACTGGGGCTTCCGCGGAGAGGCTTTTCTCAGGGAGCACGGCGCAGAGCTTGTTATTTTCAAACCGGAAGATATACTGCCGCTTTTGGGCATTACGGAGTAG
- a CDS encoding helix-turn-helix domain-containing protein gives MSSIFIRLNEVSELLGVSKSTIKRWIKRGVFIQPCNYKLPNVCKSTPLFFFKSDLNRWIASLKK, from the coding sequence ATGTCATCAATCTTTATACGATTGAACGAAGTTAGCGAACTTTTAGGAGTTAGCAAATCTACAATCAAGCGCTGGATAAAACGAGGAGTTTTTATTCAGCCATGTAATTACAAACTGCCAAATGTTTGTAAATCAACACCACTTTTCTTCTTTAAGTCCGATCTGAATCGCTGGATAGCAAGTTTGAAAAAATAG